The genomic segment CATTGGTCAAAAACAGGTTCTTGGCCAATTGCTGCGTCAGCGTCGAGCCACCCTGCACGACCCCGCCTGCACGGGCGTTTTCGCTCATGGCGCGGGCAAGGCCGATGAAATCGATGCCGAAATGCTCGAAGAAGCGCCGGTCTTCGGTCGCCAGAACCGCCTTGATGAAATGATCCGGCATCTGGTCGATCGGCACGGAATCTTCGTGGATGATGCCGCGATGGCCGATGGTATTGCCGTAACGATCGAGGAATGTGACAGCAAAATCACCGCGATAACGCCAGTCCTTTTTGGTCTCCTCGAAGGCGGGCAGGGCCAGAGCGAGCATCAGCACGGTGCCAGCGGTGCCGACCGTCAGCGCATCGTCGGCAATGTTGATGAGGAATTTCTTCCACCCGCGCACGTGCAGTTTGCGGGATGCAATGGTAACGTCTTCCCAGAAATCCAAAACGCGGGATGCAGCCGTCCACAGGCCGGAATCGATGAAGGAATCGATCCGTAGCAGGATATGGCGTTTACGACGCGCTTGTTTCTTGTCTTTATCTTCCTGCACGTAAAACGAATTCCTGTTCGATATGGCGAGCGGATGCTTGACGCAACAACCTTGCGCGGGTCATTTCCCTCACCACCACTCTGCCAGATTTTAGAGTTATCTTAAAATCCTGAAGATTGCGATATGACAAAACGGGCTATGCCATGTTGCCGCCCGGCGCCCCAAAATGAAACGGAAATGTTAACGATGAGTGACGCGCCATTCTGGAAAACCAAATCGCTGGCGCAAATGAGTAACAGCGAGTGGGAAAGCCTGTGTGATGGCTGCGGCCTGTGCTGTCTCAACAAGCTTGAGGATTGGGACACAGGCGACGTGGTGTTCACCTCCGTTGCCTGCCAGTTGCTGGATGGGGATAGCTGTCAGTGCTCGGATTACCCCAACCGGTTCGCTACGGTGCCGGATTGCATTCAGCTGAACCTCAAGCTGGTCAACGAAATCGGATGGCTGCCACCCACCTGCGCCTATGCGCTGGTGCGCGATGGCGAGGACCTCTACTGGTGGCATCATCTGGTTTCGGGCGACCCTGAGACGGTGCATGTGGCCGGCATTTCCGCCCGTGGTCGTACAGTAAACGAGCTGAAGGTGGAGGTGGATGATTTCGAGAACTATGTGGTGGACTGGCCGTTGACGGTGGGAGAGCAGCCGGAGGCGCAGCAGCGGTGAGATCATCTTGCATCCACTCCACCCTCATTCCTGTGCTTGTCACAGGAATCCAGCCAGCCCAAGTCCTTGGGCTGAAAAGACTCGTCCCGCCGCGCAGACGCGCGACGACTGGATTCCTGTCACAGGGACAGGAATGAGGGGGATATGGGCTCGTCCTATTCCTGCCCCATCTGCATCCTAATATCTTCCGATACCTTTAGACACGCCCGTTACCGGCGATGACGACCGGATATTCAAGGAAAATGCATGCTGCCCCGCTGCGCCGTTCTTAAAGCTCTGTGCCTGACCGCTTTCGGTTTGTCACCCGTTTGGGCCTATGCCGCCACCCAGCCTTATGAATGCACCTTCGTAACATCGGTGGAAACCGGCGCGGTCATTACCCAGCAGGGCACCTGCGACAAGCGTGTTTCCCCCGGTGCCACGTTCAAGGTCCCGCTGGCGCTGATCGGCTATGATTCCGGCATTCTGCTGGATGAATTCAATCCCGTCTGGGACTGGCAGAAGGGCATGGAGGCAGCGCCGCAGGAGCGCAAGAAGGTCGATCCGTCCACCTGGCAGAAAGAGTCGATCCGCTGGTACTCCCGCGAAATCACGAGCCGCCTTGGGCCGGAGAAATTCGCCAGTTACGTCAAACGTCTGGGCTTCGGCAATGCCGATGTGGCGGGAGAGGCAGGCAAGGATAACGGCCTGACGGACGCCTGGGTCGGCACGTCTCTTGCCATTTCCCCAGTCGAACAGATCGGCTTCATGCGCCGCCTGCTGGCCAACAATCTGCCATTTTCCCGCGATGCCCAGAACAAGACCAAGGCCATCATCCCAGTATTCGATGGCGCCGAAGCCTGGAGCGCCCACGGCACGACCGGCACCGGCAACCTCAAGGGCGACGACGGCCAACCAGACCCCAACCGCCCCTTCGGCTGGTTCGTCGGCTGGGCCGAACGCGAAGGCCAGCACATCGTTTTCGTCCGCTTCCGTGTGGCCGATAAGCCATCGGACAAGCCGATGGGAGAGGTAGTGCGTGAGGAGTTCTTGCGGGATATTCCTCGGTTTTCGGTGCACCGGTGAGGGCAGGGTCACTTCCCGGCTTCTGATGGTTTGACGTAAACGCCGGAAAAGCTGACGCCTTGTCCGCCACATCTGTCATTGTCTTCCACGACCATGAAGTGGGTTAGGGAACGAAGACGGACACGACAACCGTCATCAGGTTCAGGCGTGCCCATGGCTGGCTCCGTGCCATCATAATGGTTATCTTGATACCCGGCCAACATGCCTTCCGGCTGAAGAAACGCCGGTCCCATAATCGACCCGGTGTGATAGGAGGGCGGCCCGTTGCCAGCGTCCCCCTCAATCATCACGAAGCTGCTGTTCTCTCCACCCGATATCGTGATGGTGGAATTTCCGGTCTTCCATGAACCCTGCATTTCCTGTGTATCGAACTTGGCGAAGACGTTGGTTTCGAAATCGAGGCAACGTGCTGGCAGAAGGCCCATTTTGCTGTTTCCCTTGGCGGAAATATACAAAACGCAAGACAGCTCGGCCGTTCCCGAGGACACGATCACCCTGTCTCCGGGGATCAGGTAGGCATCCTCTTCGCATTTGGTCCCGTCACTTGCGCATTGTTTGTCGGTCGCGGGATTTTTGACGAAATGGAGCTTACCCGTTCCATTGTCCAGCACCGTTGCGGTGTAGAGGTTCTTGGCCTGGACGACATCGTACTGACTGGAGCAGGGCAGGGACTGATCGCCGAACTGGATCCAGTTGGCATAGGCCTGATTCATCATTGCCACTGTCAGAAGAAAAACCATAAGTGAAAATCGCATCGGCGTTTCCAATCTCGCGTTTTAAAAATGGCGTGCATCAATATCGTGTAACCCTTTTAGACGGCATGCCGAGAAATACAATCACATCCCTTGACCTTCCCATCATGGGAAGCATTACATGGAGTCTCGAAAGGGGAAATCCCATGAACGAGACCATCAAGACTTTAACCGCGCCAGAGCCGATTTCCGTGTCCGTGGAAGGCATGACCTGTGCGTCCTGCGTGCGGCGTGTGGAGGTGGCGGCGGGGAAGGTGCCGGGGGTGGCGGCGAGTTCGGTGAATTTTGCGACGAAGAAGCTAACGGTGGAACCGGGGGCGGGGTTTTCTGCAAAGACACTGGCTGCGGCGGTGAAGAAAATTGGTTACGAGGTTGCGCCTCAAACGATGACGCTTTCGGCGCATGGCTTGAAGGGTGCGGATGATGCGGCGCGGTTGAAGACTGTGCTGGAAGCTGCGCCGACCACTATAAATGTGGAGGTGGATGCGCAGAGCGGGACTGTGACCATCGAGAGCTTGGGCGGTGCGCGTCAGCGCGATGTGTTGGTGGAAACGGCTCGGCTGGCCGGGTTTGCGTTGAACGTTCCGGGTGCCGCTGGCCGCGATCATGCAGGGCATGAGCACAGCCACCATGCCAGCGACGAGGCGACGCTGAAGCGGGATGTCATTCTGGCGGCCATCCTCACCGCGCCGCTCTTCGTGCTGGAAATGGGTGGGCATCTTTATGAGCCGATGCACCATTGGTTGATGGGCGTCATCGAGACGCAGACGCTGTATTACATCTATTTCGCACTGGCGACGGTGGTGATTTTCGGGCCGGGATGGCGCTTTCTAAAGTCCGGTTTTCCAGCGCTTGTGCATGGTGCGCCGGAGATGAATTCGCTGGTGGCGCTGGGGGTGAGCGCGGCCTATCTCTATTCGCTTGTGACGACCTTTGCCCCAGGCCTGCTGCCGGAGAACGCCCGGCACGTTTATTATGAGGCCGCGACCGTCATCGTCACGCTGATCCTGATCGGACGGTTGCTGGAGGCCCGCGCCAGCGGCAACACTGGCGATGCTATTCGTAAACTAGCGAACCTTCAGGCCAAGACGGCACGGGTGGAGCGGGGCGGGCAAACGCTCGATATCGCGCCGGAAGAGGTGGTGGTGGGTGACATCATCATCATTCGCCCCGGCGAGCGCCTGGCCGTGGATGGAGACGTGGTCGAGGGCGCGTCCTATATCGATGAATCGATGATTTCGGGCGAGCCGGTGCCGGTGGAAAAGACGGTGGGCGCGCATGTCACTGGCGGCACCATCAACAGGAATGGCACGCTGAAATTTCGCGTCACCAAGGTCGGGGCGGATACGATGCTGGCGCAGATCATCCGGTTGGTCGAGCATGCGCAAGGCGCGAAATTGCCGATCCAGCTTCTGGTCGACAAGGTCACTGCGCTGTTCGTGCCTGTCGTCATCGCCATCTCGGTATTGACTTTCATCGTCTGGGCGCTGTTCGGGCCACAGCCTGCCTATACCTACGCAATGATCAATGCCGTGGCCGTTCTCATCATCGCCTGCCCCTGTGCCATGGGGCTCGCCACACCGACATCCATCATGGTCGGCACGGGAAGGGCCGTGGAACTGGGCGTGCTGTTTCGCAAGGGCGCCGCCTTGCAGGCACTGAGTTCCGCCGGGATTGTTGTGGTGGACAAGACGGGGACGGTGACGAAGGGTCAACCGGAGTTGACTGATCTGGTGTTGGCAGAAGGGTTTGAGCGCCGTGAGGTATTGAGGCTGGTGGCGGCAGTGGAAAGCCGGTCGGAGCATCCGATTGCCGAGGCGATTGTGCGGGCGGCGCGTGGGCAAGAACCCCTCCCCAACCCCTCCCCACAAGGGGGAGGGACTAACCCAGCCGCACCGTTAGGAAATAGAATGGTGGGTCTGCCGCACGGTCTCTCCCCCCTTGTGGGGGCAGAGGAGCGGTCTGCGCAGCAGAGTAATCGATCCAGTGAATCGATTGCAGCGACGAAGCCCGGCAGGGCAGAGGGGGTCTTCACTCCTACAATAACCGACTTCCAGAACATTCCCGGTTACGGCATCTCCGCCACCGTTGATGGCCGCAAAGTCGACGTCGGCGCAGACCGCTTCATGTCCAAACTCGGCCTTTCCATCGCGCCTTTCGCTGACACCGCACAAAAGCTGGGCGATGAAGGCAAGACGCCACTTTACACAGCCATTGATGGTCAACTGGCAGCGATCATCGCGGTGGCGGACCCGCTGAAACCATCTAGCGTCCATGCCATAAAAGCCTTGAAATACATGGGCATAGAGCTGGCGATGGTGACGGGGGATAATGCCCGCACGGCAAAGGCCATCGCCCGTCAGGTGGGCATCGAGAAGGTGGTGGCCGAGGTGCTGCCGGAGGGCAAGGTGCAGGCGATCCATGATCTGCGGCGGGGCGGCACGACGCTGGTCTTCGTGGGCGATGGTATCAATGACGCACCAGCGCTGGCTGAAGCCGATATCGGTATCGCCATCGGTACCGGCACGGATGTCGCCATTGAAAGTGCCGATGTGGTGCTGGTGGGTGGTGATCTGATGGGTGTGGTCCATGCCATCGAGATGAGCTGCGCCACCATGCGCAACATCCGCCAGAACCTGTTCTGGGCGTTCGGCTACAACGTCGCGCTCATTCCCGTGGCGGCAGGCGCGCTTTATCCCGGCTTCGGCATCATGCTGTCGCCGATGATCGGCGCGGGTGCCATGGCGTTGTCCTCGGTCTTCGTGCTGGGCAACGCCTTGAGATTGAAAACAGCGGGGGTATCGCCATGAACATCGGTCAGGCATCGCAGGTCTCAGGCGTTTCAGCCAAAATGATCCGCTATTACGAGCAAATCGGCCTAATCACGCCCGCCGCCCGTACCGGCAACAATTACCGAACCTATGGCGAGCAGGACGTGCACAATCTGCGCTTCATCAAGCGCTCCCGCACGCTGGGCTTTTCGCTTGAAGAAACGGAAACGCTGCTGAAACTCTGGCAGGACAAGACCCGCGAAAGCTCAGCCGTGAAGGACATAGCGCTCGCCCACATCAATGATCTCGAGCGCAAGATTGCCGAGATGAAAGCCATGGTCAAAACGCTCTCCCATCTCGCCCACTGCTGCGGCGGCGACCACCGGCCCGATTGCCCCATTCTGGACGATCTGGCAGGCATCGACGCTGCCGCTTCGCAGACATAATTCGCAACGAAACAAAGGATACCACCATGGAAACCAATACCTTCACCGTTCCCGACATGACCTGCGGCCACTGCGAGAAGACCATCCGCGGCGCGCTGGCAGAGGCGCTTCCCGGCGCGAATATCGGCATCGATCTGCCCACACATCGTGTGACGGTGACTGGTGATGCTGCGATGGCTGAGGAGGCGATACGAGAGGTGGGGTATAGCCCGGAACGGGTGGGATGATGTTGCAAAAGAGGTGGTATGTGCTACATATGTAGCACATATGATCCCACTTAAGGCTTCGTTTGTCTTGAAACTATTCGTGACGACGCAGAGCGGAAATCTGGAGCAGGAGCAATGACGGTAACGACAAAAATCAGACGGCAGGGCGGTGCTGCGGTCATGACCATACCGCCCGCTTTGCTGAAGCTCATGGGAACCGAAATCGGTTCGGAAATGACACTCGAAATCGACAACGGAAATCTTGTCGCGAGCCCGGTGACAACGCAAAAAAAGCGCTACTCGCTTGCAGAATTGCTGGAGGGCGCTGATGAAATGGCTGAGCTGAACGTGGAAGCTTCGGCCTGGGACGCAGCGCCGCGTGTGGGCAAAGAAGCGCTGTAATGGTGCGCAGCAATGTTCCAAAGCGCGGCGACGTGTTTCTCATCGATCTCAACCCGGTGGTCGGCAATGAGATGAAGGACGAACATCGCTGTGTCGTCATTACGCCAAAAGAGATAAATGCCGTTGGGCTGTGCTTGGTCGTACCGATAACGACTGGAGGTATGTTTACCCGTAAAGCGGGCTTGGCGGTCAATATTTCCGGGCAGAGAACGACCGGCGTTGCGCTGTGTAATCAAGTACGAAGCCTCGATATTGCTGGGCGTATCGCGCTAAAGAAAGCAAAATTTCTCGAAACGTTGGATGATGCTACGATGCAGGAGATCGTGGCGAGGGTCGTCAGTGTGATCGACCCAGCATAGAGGTCGCAATGGATGAGAGAGGCGTTACAACGAACGCGGCAATTCCCGACGATGAGATCGAGCTCAGAGAACTGCTTCTGGCCCGAATGCGTGGGAAGTTTGTGTCTGATGAAGACGCCAGATCGCGAACCGAGGCAATGATCAAGGCGAAGAAAGTCTTTTATGGCCTGGCGAAATCAGCGCCCCTCAAGGATTGAGAAGCGCTTGTGATTTCAAACCTCGTCGAACTTTCCGCCTTCCATGGATGGATTGCGGTCCAAGACCTTTTCCTCATCGTCATCAGGCAGAGCGTCGTCGCTTTCCTGATAGGGATCGTCATCCGTTTCGGCCTCTTCGTCCCGCAGTTCATGCTCGATCTGCTGGGACAGTTCTCCGTCTTCGGGCAGATCGTCTACCTCGAGATCTACGATGTCTTGGTCGAGGGCGTCTTCGTTTTCTGTCAGTGGCTTGCGCGGGTCCATGGGGGCCTCCCTGAGGGTTTTTGTTCTTGTCATCAGTTAAACTGAATGGGGGGCGCAGAGTTCCGGCTGCGCATCAAAACAAAGTCTTGACCTCAACCGTGGTTGAGGACCTATTTTCCCTGCCGACCTTTGAATGAGCATGGAGACGGCAGTGGTGGATGTGATGGAAGAGAGCAGTTGGGCAGCATTGTTGCGGGGTCGCAATCTGGCGCTGCTGATGGCGATTTCGGCGGGCATCGGGCTTCATGCCTTCAACCAGTTCGCCATTGTCGCGGCTTTGCCGGTGGCGGTGGCGGATATTGGTGGGGCGCTGATCTATAGCTGGGCCTACAGCATCTACTTCGTCGGGTCTGTCGCAGGTGGTGTGACGGCCATTCTTCTGCGCGAACGGGTTGGCGCACGGGCGGCGCTGGTGGTGTCGGCGCTGTTCTTTTCTTTGGGTATGGTGATCTGCGCGGGTGCCATCAACTTTCCCATTCTGATCGTGGGGCGCGGTTTGCAGGGCATTGCCGATGGTTTGATCGTGGCCGTGTGTTACAGTCTGATCCCCGCAGGCTTCAGGTCCGATCTGCTGCCGAAGGTCTTTGCGGTTGAGGCTGGCGTGTGGGCGGCTGCATCCGTCGCGGGGCCGCTTCTGGGCGGGCTTGCCACCGAACATGTGTCGTGGCGGGCGACGTATCTGTTGCCGGTGCCGCTCATTCTGTTGCTGGTCGTCTATACGTGGGTGTCGGTTTCGCCGGAAAAGCTCGCCGTGTCGCAGCGCAAGGCGACATGGCCGCTGCTGCTGTGCCTGACGGGTGCGCTGGCCCTGTCGGCCCCCGCCGCCTTCGAAGGTCTGGAGATGCGCATTGCCAGCCTGGTGCTGGGCTCGGCATTGCTGTTCACGTCACTGAAAATGGGGGTGCGGCCCGACGCCGGACTGTTTCCCAAGGATGCGTTTCGGCCCGGCACGGTGGTGGGAAATGGTTTCTGGATGCTGTTTCTGATGTCCTATGCGCAGGCGCTGACCAGCGTCTATCTGGCGCTGATCGCCATCGGGCGGTGGGGCTACGAGCCGACATTTGCGGGGTTCATCGTGGTGGCCATGCCATTGGCTTGGAGCACGGTGGCGGTGATTGTCGGCAGCTTGCGGTCGCAGCGGCTGCGCGATGCGTGTGTGCATTACGGCCCGTGGCAGATGGCGCCGGGTTGCGCGCTGTTGGGGTATGGTCTGTTGACGGGAAGCTGGCTTGAAATGCTGGCGGGACAGGCCCTGATCGGCTCGACATTCGGCATGTGCTGGGCTGGCATCAACCAGAACGCGATGGAAGCCGCGCCGGAGCACGAGCGCAAGATGACCGGAGCGCTACTGCCGACCGTCGCCACCTTGGGCGCGGCTGCCGGGGCAGGGGCGAGCGGGACGATTGCTGCCGCCACAGCTCTCGTTCCCGCTCTTGAGCGCGGCGATTTATCGCCATCGCTATCTTCGATTTATGGAGTGGCAGCTGCGGTTTCGGTTGCCGCTATCTGGATCGGCCGGCGCGTCACGAAGGGTGCCGCGCCGTCGCCCTCATGACTGGGTGGTCGCGAACACGATCATTGCCAGATAAATGACGAAAGCCATGATGCCGACGCCAGCGATGATGAGGATGATGCCGCGACCGGCGCGTTTCTTCTCGCCCTTGTTCTCGTTGGCTTCGGAAGGAAATAGAATAGGATCGGTTTCCTGAATCTTGGTCACGCGGCTCTCCTCTGGATATTTTCGTTACCCAGAGAACGGTGTGGGCCCAGGAATGTTCCTACGCACTTACTGTTTTAGCGCCCAAATCGTGGCATGGGCCAC from the Agrobacterium vaccinii genome contains:
- a CDS encoding MFS transporter, with the protein product MSMETAVVDVMEESSWAALLRGRNLALLMAISAGIGLHAFNQFAIVAALPVAVADIGGALIYSWAYSIYFVGSVAGGVTAILLRERVGARAALVVSALFFSLGMVICAGAINFPILIVGRGLQGIADGLIVAVCYSLIPAGFRSDLLPKVFAVEAGVWAAASVAGPLLGGLATEHVSWRATYLLPVPLILLLVVYTWVSVSPEKLAVSQRKATWPLLLCLTGALALSAPAAFEGLEMRIASLVLGSALLFTSLKMGVRPDAGLFPKDAFRPGTVVGNGFWMLFLMSYAQALTSVYLALIAIGRWGYEPTFAGFIVVAMPLAWSTVAVIVGSLRSQRLRDACVHYGPWQMAPGCALLGYGLLTGSWLEMLAGQALIGSTFGMCWAGINQNAMEAAPEHERKMTGALLPTVATLGAAAGAGASGTIAAATALVPALERGDLSPSLSSIYGVAAAVSVAAIWIGRRVTKGAAPSPS
- a CDS encoding heavy metal translocating P-type ATPase translates to MNETIKTLTAPEPISVSVEGMTCASCVRRVEVAAGKVPGVAASSVNFATKKLTVEPGAGFSAKTLAAAVKKIGYEVAPQTMTLSAHGLKGADDAARLKTVLEAAPTTINVEVDAQSGTVTIESLGGARQRDVLVETARLAGFALNVPGAAGRDHAGHEHSHHASDEATLKRDVILAAILTAPLFVLEMGGHLYEPMHHWLMGVIETQTLYYIYFALATVVIFGPGWRFLKSGFPALVHGAPEMNSLVALGVSAAYLYSLVTTFAPGLLPENARHVYYEAATVIVTLILIGRLLEARASGNTGDAIRKLANLQAKTARVERGGQTLDIAPEEVVVGDIIIIRPGERLAVDGDVVEGASYIDESMISGEPVPVEKTVGAHVTGGTINRNGTLKFRVTKVGADTMLAQIIRLVEHAQGAKLPIQLLVDKVTALFVPVVIAISVLTFIVWALFGPQPAYTYAMINAVAVLIIACPCAMGLATPTSIMVGTGRAVELGVLFRKGAALQALSSAGIVVVDKTGTVTKGQPELTDLVLAEGFERREVLRLVAAVESRSEHPIAEAIVRAARGQEPLPNPSPQGGGTNPAAPLGNRMVGLPHGLSPLVGAEERSAQQSNRSSESIAATKPGRAEGVFTPTITDFQNIPGYGISATVDGRKVDVGADRFMSKLGLSIAPFADTAQKLGDEGKTPLYTAIDGQLAAIIAVADPLKPSSVHAIKALKYMGIELAMVTGDNARTAKAIARQVGIEKVVAEVLPEGKVQAIHDLRRGGTTLVFVGDGINDAPALAEADIGIAIGTGTDVAIESADVVLVGGDLMGVVHAIEMSCATMRNIRQNLFWAFGYNVALIPVAAGALYPGFGIMLSPMIGAGAMALSSVFVLGNALRLKTAGVSP
- a CDS encoding heavy-metal-associated domain-containing protein; the encoded protein is METNTFTVPDMTCGHCEKTIRGALAEALPGANIGIDLPTHRVTVTGDAAMAEEAIREVGYSPERVG
- a CDS encoding penicillin-binding transpeptidase domain-containing protein; translation: MLPRCAVLKALCLTAFGLSPVWAYAATQPYECTFVTSVETGAVITQQGTCDKRVSPGATFKVPLALIGYDSGILLDEFNPVWDWQKGMEAAPQERKKVDPSTWQKESIRWYSREITSRLGPEKFASYVKRLGFGNADVAGEAGKDNGLTDAWVGTSLAISPVEQIGFMRRLLANNLPFSRDAQNKTKAIIPVFDGAEAWSAHGTTGTGNLKGDDGQPDPNRPFGWFVGWAEREGQHIVFVRFRVADKPSDKPMGEVVREEFLRDIPRFSVHR
- a CDS encoding YcgN family cysteine cluster protein, yielding MSDAPFWKTKSLAQMSNSEWESLCDGCGLCCLNKLEDWDTGDVVFTSVACQLLDGDSCQCSDYPNRFATVPDCIQLNLKLVNEIGWLPPTCAYALVRDGEDLYWWHHLVSGDPETVHVAGISARGRTVNELKVEVDDFENYVVDWPLTVGEQPEAQQR
- a CDS encoding type II toxin-antitoxin system PemK/MazF family toxin, encoding MVRSNVPKRGDVFLIDLNPVVGNEMKDEHRCVVITPKEINAVGLCLVVPITTGGMFTRKAGLAVNISGQRTTGVALCNQVRSLDIAGRIALKKAKFLETLDDATMQEIVARVVSVIDPA
- the cueR gene encoding Cu(I)-responsive transcriptional regulator, giving the protein MNIGQASQVSGVSAKMIRYYEQIGLITPAARTGNNYRTYGEQDVHNLRFIKRSRTLGFSLEETETLLKLWQDKTRESSAVKDIALAHINDLERKIAEMKAMVKTLSHLAHCCGGDHRPDCPILDDLAGIDAAASQT
- a CDS encoding AbrB/MazE/SpoVT family DNA-binding domain-containing protein gives rise to the protein MTVTTKIRRQGGAAVMTIPPALLKLMGTEIGSEMTLEIDNGNLVASPVTTQKKRYSLAELLEGADEMAELNVEASAWDAAPRVGKEAL